The Deltaproteobacteria bacterium genome contains the following window.
CTCGTGATGCCGGGCCTGACCGCGTGGCAGGGGCTGTTCGAGCACGGCCGCCTTCACGCGGGGCAGAGAGTCCTCGTGCACGGTGGCGCCGGCGTAGTCGGTTCGATGGCGAGCCAGCTCGCACGTGAGGCCGGCGCGTACGTCATCGGCACCGGGCGCGCTGGCGGCCGTCAGACGGCTCTCGACTTCGGCGCACAGGAGTTCGTCGATCTCGATAACGACGGCTTGGAAGACGTCGGCGAAGTCGATCTGGTTTTCGATGTCATCGGCGGCGACATCGGGAAGCGGTCTGCAGGCCTGATTCGCGCCGGAGGAACGCTGGTGACCGTCACCGGCCCGACCGAGGCGCGGCCCTCTGGCGGCCGGACTATCGACTTCGTCGTCGTACCCGATCGCGCCCAATTGAGTGAGCTCGTCCAGCGGGTCCGAGTTGGTCGGCTGCGGACAAACATCGGCAATGTGGCTGCCCTCGACGATGCGGTTGCCGCCTTCAACCGGACCGAGCGGATCAAGGGAAAGACGATCATTCGCGTTCATCCGTGAGGACTCGGGGATTGCCTAACGCCCACGAAGGTGAAATTCACGCACCGCCTCATCAACGCGTGGTCTGAGTTGCCGGCATCGCCGCGAGGAAGCGACGCCGCGCGGTCTCCGTTTGGCGAACGTAGGGGACCCGTGTCGAATGCGGCGCTTGCGGCGGCCCGCTTCAGCACGGGCGCAGCACGAGCATGACTCGCCGTGTACGTCGGTACGTCGGCCTGACAAAAACGCGCGGCGACCCGGCTCACGGTGTCGAATCGCACGATCGACTTCGAAGTCCCAGTGCGCGGGAGCAACGGAACAGTCGTGGACAACGCCTTCTGAGGATCCCGGATCCCGCGCCTGGCGTCGGGTCGCCCAAATGGCGCATGGGCATATTTGAGCTGATGGTGCGAGATCGGCTAGTCACGTTTCCTGCCGGTGAGCTTCTCATCGCTCGGGAAAGGCCTCCAGTTACCGCGGTTGCAATCGCACCATTGGGCGGCGCTTCCGTTCGCCGAATGCCTTTCCTAGCCACCGTTCTTGGAGACAGTTTGGAGACGCCCGCTGAGGGTCACCAAACACTCGTGAGATCCTGGTCGAGGGTGTAGTCGGTGTGGGTGGCCCGAGGTTGGCCCACGTCTGGTGGCGTGTAGTCCTTTTCCCGGTCCGCCGAGGTGTAGGCGAATAGGTGAGCAGGACGCCCGGGCGGCGTAACCGAGATCACGTTGCCATTTGGATCGTAGCCGCTCGCGATCACGTTCAAGTCAGGAAGGGTCTGGTTCGTGGGTCTTCCCGCCAGGTCGTAATCGAAGGAAGTCGTGTGC
Protein-coding sequences here:
- a CDS encoding zinc-binding dehydrogenase, with product LVMPGLTAWQGLFEHGRLHAGQRVLVHGGAGVVGSMASQLAREAGAYVIGTGRAGGRQTALDFGAQEFVDLDNDGLEDVGEVDLVFDVIGGDIGKRSAGLIRAGGTLVTVTGPTEARPSGGRTIDFVVVPDRAQLSELVQRVRVGRLRTNIGNVAALDDAVAAFNRTERIKGKTIIRVHP